In one Bradyrhizobium cosmicum genomic region, the following are encoded:
- a CDS encoding serine aminopeptidase domain-containing protein — MLPFFFGSKKRSLFGSFEPATHRGGAGAALLCGSWGTEYTNAHRAMRVLSKRLCAAGFDTLRFDYFGAGDSGGETIDAELDGWKNDIGTALRELTEMSGTSRIAIIGMRLGATLVVEAAPQLPARVDSVVLWDPILCGTDYLKSLQTPQGDRRETTPVSPMCGPPEVAASQLGGLLVSSSFIDGLRSIDLSSREVRLPSNVLTIFSNNQHRECNIGSASKDSEVAILEAPSPWRDSADQEEGLPVEVFERILKWLR; from the coding sequence ATGTTGCCGTTCTTCTTCGGATCAAAGAAACGCTCCCTGTTCGGCTCCTTCGAACCGGCAACGCACCGCGGTGGCGCAGGCGCTGCGCTGCTGTGCGGATCATGGGGGACAGAATATACCAACGCACATCGAGCGATGCGGGTTCTTTCTAAGCGACTTTGCGCCGCGGGCTTTGACACATTGAGGTTCGACTACTTCGGCGCAGGCGATTCCGGCGGAGAGACCATTGACGCGGAACTCGACGGCTGGAAGAACGATATCGGCACGGCGTTAAGGGAATTGACGGAAATGAGTGGAACGTCGCGTATCGCCATCATCGGCATGCGGCTCGGCGCCACACTCGTCGTGGAAGCGGCACCGCAGTTGCCCGCCAGGGTCGACAGCGTCGTCCTGTGGGATCCAATTTTGTGCGGAACCGACTACCTCAAGTCACTCCAAACTCCGCAAGGCGATCGCCGCGAAACCACGCCCGTTTCTCCAATGTGTGGACCGCCGGAGGTTGCTGCATCCCAACTGGGAGGCCTTCTTGTTTCATCATCTTTTATCGATGGCTTGAGGTCCATTGATCTGTCCTCGCGTGAAGTGCGGCTCCCCTCGAATGTCTTGACGATTTTCAGCAACAATCAGCATCGAGAGTGCAACATCGGCAGCGCCTCGAAGGACAGCGAAGTTGCGATCCTCGAAGCCCCCTCACCCTGGAGGGATTCTGCAGACCAAGAAGAGGGTTTGCCAGTCGAGGTATTTGAACGGATCCTGAAGTGGCTTCGGTAA
- a CDS encoding alpha/beta fold hydrolase: MASVTHIVEKIAQFGREKGLVGIVADPAVPSNENRLAVVILNTGTIHRVGHHRMYVGMSRKLARTGITVLRFDFSGLGDSSPHLSDQPLLQSNLTDIEAALEWLQTTRGISRVVLIGLCSGADHAILYGFSDPRVVGLVLIDPYIPPTARYFFDYLSHRLRDVRNWRNFRLHKSKLLRRLFEHISRTLHLDGGPLHLEYHGLDPRASLEKAYEATAQAGVKFLVICTGQHHAPRQTYREQFINAFSKVSFGDSLQLEFFQNADHTFSSIRSRSELDELVASWCKNTPFERSTPLTPPIADVTALWSA, from the coding sequence GTGGCTTCGGTAACACACATTGTCGAGAAGATCGCCCAATTCGGTCGCGAGAAGGGGCTGGTTGGAATCGTTGCGGATCCAGCTGTGCCGTCCAACGAAAACAGACTGGCCGTCGTCATCCTGAACACTGGAACAATTCACCGCGTCGGCCATCACCGCATGTACGTCGGAATGTCCCGGAAGCTTGCTCGAACCGGCATCACGGTCCTGCGGTTCGACTTCTCCGGTCTTGGCGACAGCTCGCCCCATTTGTCGGATCAGCCGCTTCTTCAGTCCAATTTGACGGACATCGAGGCCGCTCTGGAATGGCTGCAGACAACGCGCGGGATTTCGCGGGTCGTGCTGATCGGCCTTTGTTCCGGGGCCGATCACGCAATCCTGTACGGGTTTTCCGATCCTCGCGTCGTCGGGCTGGTATTGATTGATCCTTACATCCCGCCAACCGCCCGCTACTTCTTCGACTATCTCTCACACCGTTTGCGGGACGTCAGGAACTGGAGGAATTTTCGCCTACACAAGAGCAAGCTTCTGAGGCGCCTGTTCGAACATATTTCGCGGACCCTGCATCTGGACGGGGGCCCATTGCACCTAGAATATCATGGATTAGACCCTCGCGCTTCACTCGAGAAAGCCTATGAGGCCACTGCCCAGGCAGGGGTGAAATTTCTTGTGATTTGCACGGGGCAGCATCATGCGCCTCGGCAAACCTACCGCGAACAGTTCATCAACGCCTTCTCCAAGGTTTCGTTCGGCGATTCCTTGCAATTGGAGTTTTTTCAGAACGCTGATCACACTTTCAGCTCCATCAGGTCGAGGAGCGAACTCGACGAACTGGTGGCAAGCTGGTGCAAAAACACGCCATTCGAACGCTCGACGCCGCTGACGCCACCTATTGCAGACGTTACAGCGCTTTGGTCAGCATGA